In Pseudomonas oryzicola, one DNA window encodes the following:
- a CDS encoding CSS-motif domain-containing protein — translation MATSKTHIINWRKLLLILAIGMIPVLSGLLVMDYQLERKLEENARISVQEAVFSIDQALDRMEASLEKTLPLAGKPCVEVLGALDQRVASSPHLRSLVLTRGKQAYCATDMDPLEYLSAFSGSGLQTQLAFDAPSSPNAAIIKIQKPHSDPGVIATAYGRLLRDELRAFQDGLTLLLEFNDLYIWSDGDSRDPQRPSQAEFSQRAVSKKYGYVVIGGYAKGYTAQEFRLSLHQVLPSLVLVGVASMFITYLGLPRTRKRTANTAAIDS, via the coding sequence ATGGCAACTAGCAAGACTCACATTATCAACTGGCGGAAATTGTTGCTGATTCTGGCAATCGGCATGATACCCGTGCTATCCGGGTTGCTGGTGATGGACTATCAGCTGGAAAGGAAACTTGAAGAGAACGCCAGGATTTCCGTTCAGGAGGCGGTGTTCAGCATCGATCAGGCACTGGACCGCATGGAGGCCAGCCTGGAGAAAACTCTGCCGCTGGCCGGCAAACCCTGTGTCGAAGTGCTGGGTGCGCTGGACCAGAGAGTCGCCAGCAGCCCGCACCTTCGCTCATTGGTGCTGACCCGCGGCAAACAAGCGTATTGTGCGACGGACATGGACCCCTTGGAGTATCTCTCCGCTTTTTCCGGGTCCGGGCTGCAGACACAACTGGCATTCGACGCCCCTTCGTCGCCCAACGCGGCGATCATCAAGATCCAGAAACCGCACAGCGACCCCGGTGTAATCGCAACAGCCTACGGTCGACTGCTGCGCGACGAACTGCGCGCCTTCCAGGACGGCTTGACGCTGCTGCTGGAATTCAACGACCTGTACATCTGGAGCGATGGGGACAGCCGCGATCCACAACGCCCCTCTCAAGCCGAATTCAGCCAGCGAGCAGTGTCGAAAAAATATGGCTACGTAGTGATCGGTGGCTACGCCAAAGGCTACACCGCGCAGGAGTTTCGCCTATCCCTGCATCAGGTACTCCCCTCACTGGTACTGGTCGGGGTCGCCAGCATGTTCATTACATACCTGGG